The genomic DNA AGCGCGATGCTGCAGCACCTGACGGCCGCGTGGGACAAGCGCGCGCCCGACCTGCCGTACACCACGCCGTACCAGGCGCTGACCATGGCCTCCATCGTCGAGAAGGAGACGGGCCAGAAGTCCGAGCGCGCGATGATCGCCGCGGTGTTCGTGAACCGCCTGAAGCTGGGCATGATGCTGCAGACCGACCCCACGGTCATCTACGGCATCGGCGACAAGTTCGACGGCAACATCCGCAAGAAGGACCTGGAAACGGACACCCCGTACAATACCTATATGCGCACCGGCCTGCCGCCGACGCCGATCGCGCTGCCGGGCCAGCAGTCGCTGGCCGCCGCGCTGGCGCCGGCGCGCTCGAACGCGCTGTATTTCGTCGCGCGCGGCAACGGCACCAGCCACTTCTCGGACAACCTGACCGACCACAACAAGGCCGTCAACCAATACCAGAGGCAGCAGCAATGACAGTGCCACGAGGCAAATTCATCACCTTCGAAGGCATCGACGGCGCCGGCAAGTCCACCCACATCCGCTATTGCGCCGACCTGGTCGCCGCGCGCGGCATCGAGCTGGTCAGCTCGCGCGAGCCGGGCGGCACGCCGCTGGGCGAGAAGCTGCGCGAACTGGTGTTGCACGAGCCAATGCACCTGGAAACGGAAGCGCTGCTGGTGTTCGCCAGCCGGCGCGAGCACATCGCCCAGGTCATCGAGCCGGCGCTGGCGCGCGGCGCCTGGGTCATCTCGGACCGCTTCACCGACGCCAGCTTCGCCTACCAGGGCGGCGGGCGCGGCCTGGACCTGATCAAGATCGAGACGCTGGCCAACTGGGTCCACCCCGAGCTGTGGCCGGACCTGACGATCCTGTTCGACGTGCCGCTCGAGGTCGCGCGCGCGCGCCTGGACGCGACGCGCGAGCTGGACAAGTTCGAGCAGGAGAAGGCCGACTTCTTCCTGGCCGCCCGCAACGAGTACCTGCGCCGCGCGGCCCAGTACCCGGAACGGTTCCGCGTGATCGACTCGACCCAGACGATCGAGGCGATCCGCGTCCAGCTGGCCGAGATCATCGGCGCGCTGCGATGAGCGAGGGCACGGCGATGCAGACCGGCGTCTATCCATGGCAAGAGGGCGCGTGGGGCCAGTTGCAGCTGTTGCGCCAGCGCCTGCCGCACGCGATCCTGTTCCACGGCGCGGCCGGCATCGGCAAGGCCGACTTCATCGAGCACTTTGCCCAGGC from Pseudoduganella armeniaca includes the following:
- the tmk gene encoding dTMP kinase, with the protein product MTVPRGKFITFEGIDGAGKSTHIRYCADLVAARGIELVSSREPGGTPLGEKLRELVLHEPMHLETEALLVFASRREHIAQVIEPALARGAWVISDRFTDASFAYQGGGRGLDLIKIETLANWVHPELWPDLTILFDVPLEVARARLDATRELDKFEQEKADFFLAARNEYLRRAAQYPERFRVIDSTQTIEAIRVQLAEIIGALR